Proteins encoded within one genomic window of Humulus lupulus chromosome 1, drHumLupu1.1, whole genome shotgun sequence:
- the LOC133792539 gene encoding uncharacterized protein LOC133792539, with the protein MSADIATSHGGDGGGLDPPDPSRVPSSCESAEVPRRKGRGLANSKPLEIRRRNAGKPLDLQLDPRTDKVVGLEDQAFVREIGLQVTLLLPGHYLDFADVPQQFKEQVVQRMKYFYNVDGHPEPERVMKTIYTEMRKRYSERKNIRHTHFKKYYSNPEDLQSVLVAPPDHCSKESWKDIVQLFLSPKFIARSNQNKKNRKEMKYTSTQGTKSMAAKRHQFVSKNINLI; encoded by the exons atgtcagcagatatagccacctctcacggcggagatggtggaggtctagacccgccagatcctagtagagtaccctcttcctgcgagtcag CTGAAGTGCCGAGAAGAAAGGGTCGTGGCCTGGCTAATTCGAAGCCACTTGAAATTCGAAGGCGAAATGCTGGGAAACCACTAGATCTTCAGCTTGATCCTAGGACGGACAAAGTGGTTGGCTTGGAGGACCAAGCTTTTGTCCGCGAGATAGGCCTCCAAGTCACTTTGTTGTTgccaggacattacttggatttcgctgatgtacctcaacaatttAAGGAACAAGTCGTACAAAGGATGAAG tatttttataatgttgatggtcatccagaacccgagagagttatgaaaactatctacacagagatgcgcaaaagatattctgagagaaagaacatcagacatactcacttcaaaaaatattactctaaTCCGGAAGATTTGCAGAGTGTTTTAGTtgccccacctgaccattgctccaaggagagttggaaagatattgttcagttgtttttgagcccaaaatttatcgcgcgatccaaccaaaacaagaaaaacagaaaagaaatgaagtatacatcgacgcaaggcacaaaatcgatggcagctaagcgtcaccaatttgtaagtaaaaatattaatttaatttaa